One Labrus mixtus chromosome 22, fLabMix1.1, whole genome shotgun sequence genomic window carries:
- the LOC132956500 gene encoding zinc finger protein 1 homolog isoform X1 → MARYRDPHLPLSSLHLLIPPLRLMSACLWQVALERNVDKYDKLADYITLVTEIVPDLLSDKQRIQLILGLRARIIVELLTKADPVDCKAVEEHLNLFQKSCNQKGLDRQVKISKSAFVKQVQTLLKDKYEKDTFIKEVFPELYGARFDTVLQILVWEFLYRLEEFLPVPSFSKVSSFIDLSSFDSRFEQFFCDQDDLKKILQHQKQRKKLTKSEFSFMSDTILSTLASKQTSEGHIEGVPDETGGDSTDEDTNEETDDSSVELEPSNSQWQGRGLSPLTNSPCSEEGDDDNVSSLLPQSIIRSHPVSYKTQNSEDLSGNTTGVQESGSTGGFKLNLASTLKDIADLTCPVCYKTFHRPKVARRHLKVAHPSQVFRCDKCDMTFQTKSRLDTHLDAHSNEKPYGCSQCGKRLSCPKVLKTHMRLHTGERPYACKFCDKKFDQKYGLTQHIRLHKGERLYLCSHCGKTFTFKGALRVHTRLHTGERPYRCKECGEGYITFQKLKNHQTIHTGERPHSCPQCGKSFRHDSGLRRHLLIHTGEKPYKCVICDKRFNLASNLRKHVKSHKTTKNVNAPTE, encoded by the exons ATGGCCAGATATCGAG ATCCTcacctccctctgtcctctctccacCTCCTGATTCCTCCACTGAGGTTGATGTCAGCCTGTTTGTGGCAAGTGGCCCTAGAGCGAAATGTAGACAAGTATGACAAACTGGCTGATTACATTACATTGGTGACAGAGATTGTCCCAGATCTTCTGAGCGACAAGCAAAGGATTCAGCTCATCCTGGGACTGAGAGCGAGG ATCATTGTGGAGTTATTAACAAAGGCAGATCCAGTTGACTGTAAAGCTGTTGAGGAACACCTCAACCTTTTCCAAAAGAGCTGCAATCAAAAA GGTCTAGATCGACAGGTCAAGATATCAAAGTCTGCATTTGTGAAGCAGGTTCAGACATTACTCAAGGATAAATATGAAAAGGATACATTTATTAAA GAGGTGTTTCCAGAGCTGTATGGAGCCCGGTTTGACACAGTGTTGCAGATCCTTGTGTGGGAGTTCCTCTACCGGCTGGAAGAATTCCTCCCAGTACCAAGTTTTTCAAAG GTGTCCTCCTTTATTGACCTGTCCTCCTTTGACTCCCGGTTTGAGCAGTTTTTCTGTGACCAAGATGATCTGAAGAAGATCCTGCAGCATCAAAAGCAGCGAAAAAAGTTGACGAAAA GTGAATTCTCCTTCATGTCGGACACTATCTTGTCCACACTGGCATCTAAACAGACATCAGAAGGTCACATTGAAGGTGTACCAGATGAAACAGGTGGAGACAGCACTGATGAAGACACTAATGAAGAGACTGATGACAGTTCAGTTGAACTAGAGCCTTCAAACTCGCAGTGGCAGGGCAGAGGGCTGTCACCGCTTACTAACTCTCCATGTTCTGAAGAGGGTGATGATG ATAATGTCAGCAGCCTGCTTCCTCAAAGCATCATACGTTCCCATCCAGTGTCTTACAAGACACAGAACTCAGAAGATCTCTCAGGAAACACTACAGGAGTCCAGGAGAGCGGCAGCACTGGAGGATTTAAGCTAAACTTAGCTTCCACTTTAAAGGACATCGCAGATCTCACCTGTCCCGTATGTTACAAAACGTTTCATCGACCAAAAGTTGCGAGACGTCATTTAAAAGTTGCCCACCCGTCTCAGGTGTTTCGCTGCGATAAGTGCGACATGACTTTTCAGACTAAGAGTCGTCTAGACACGCACCTGGACGCTCACTCCAACGAGAAGCCGTACGGTTGTTCCCAATGTGGCAAACGGCTCTCGTGTCCAAAAGTGCTGAAAACACACATGCGACTTCACACCGGGGAACGTCCGTATGCATGCAAGTTCTGTGATAAGAAATTCGACCAGAAGTACGGCCTGACGCAGCACATCAGACTGCACAAAGGAGAGAGGCTGTACCTGTGCAGTCACTGTGGGAAAACGTTTACGTTCAAGGGGGCTCTGCGGGTCCACACGAGGCTGCACACAGGTGAGAGGCCGTATCGCTGCAAGGAGTGTGGAGAAGGCTACATAACATTCCAGAAACTCAAAAATCATCAAACGATCCACACAGGGGAGCGTCCACATTCCTGCCCCCAGTGTGGCAAGAGTTTCCGACACGATTCTGGACTGAGGAGACATCTGTTAATTCACACGGGAGAGAAACCATATAAATGTGTTATCTGTGACAAAAGATTTAATTTAGCAAGCAACTTAAGGAAACACGTGAAgagtcacaaaacaacaaaaaatgtcaacGCACCTACAGAGTGA
- the LOC132956500 gene encoding zinc finger protein 1 homolog isoform X2 codes for MARYRDPHLPLSSLHLLIPPLRLMSACLWQVALERNVDKYDKLADYITLVTEIVPDLLSDKQRIQLILGLRARIIVELLTKADPVDCKAVEEHLNLFQKSCNQKGLDRQVKISKSAFVKQVQTLLKDKYEKDTFIKEVFPELYGARFDTVLQILVWEFLYRLEEFLPVPSFSKFFCDQDDLKKILQHQKQRKKLTKSEFSFMSDTILSTLASKQTSEGHIEGVPDETGGDSTDEDTNEETDDSSVELEPSNSQWQGRGLSPLTNSPCSEEGDDDNVSSLLPQSIIRSHPVSYKTQNSEDLSGNTTGVQESGSTGGFKLNLASTLKDIADLTCPVCYKTFHRPKVARRHLKVAHPSQVFRCDKCDMTFQTKSRLDTHLDAHSNEKPYGCSQCGKRLSCPKVLKTHMRLHTGERPYACKFCDKKFDQKYGLTQHIRLHKGERLYLCSHCGKTFTFKGALRVHTRLHTGERPYRCKECGEGYITFQKLKNHQTIHTGERPHSCPQCGKSFRHDSGLRRHLLIHTGEKPYKCVICDKRFNLASNLRKHVKSHKTTKNVNAPTE; via the exons ATGGCCAGATATCGAG ATCCTcacctccctctgtcctctctccacCTCCTGATTCCTCCACTGAGGTTGATGTCAGCCTGTTTGTGGCAAGTGGCCCTAGAGCGAAATGTAGACAAGTATGACAAACTGGCTGATTACATTACATTGGTGACAGAGATTGTCCCAGATCTTCTGAGCGACAAGCAAAGGATTCAGCTCATCCTGGGACTGAGAGCGAGG ATCATTGTGGAGTTATTAACAAAGGCAGATCCAGTTGACTGTAAAGCTGTTGAGGAACACCTCAACCTTTTCCAAAAGAGCTGCAATCAAAAA GGTCTAGATCGACAGGTCAAGATATCAAAGTCTGCATTTGTGAAGCAGGTTCAGACATTACTCAAGGATAAATATGAAAAGGATACATTTATTAAA GAGGTGTTTCCAGAGCTGTATGGAGCCCGGTTTGACACAGTGTTGCAGATCCTTGTGTGGGAGTTCCTCTACCGGCTGGAAGAATTCCTCCCAGTACCAAGTTTTTCAAAG TTTTTCTGTGACCAAGATGATCTGAAGAAGATCCTGCAGCATCAAAAGCAGCGAAAAAAGTTGACGAAAA GTGAATTCTCCTTCATGTCGGACACTATCTTGTCCACACTGGCATCTAAACAGACATCAGAAGGTCACATTGAAGGTGTACCAGATGAAACAGGTGGAGACAGCACTGATGAAGACACTAATGAAGAGACTGATGACAGTTCAGTTGAACTAGAGCCTTCAAACTCGCAGTGGCAGGGCAGAGGGCTGTCACCGCTTACTAACTCTCCATGTTCTGAAGAGGGTGATGATG ATAATGTCAGCAGCCTGCTTCCTCAAAGCATCATACGTTCCCATCCAGTGTCTTACAAGACACAGAACTCAGAAGATCTCTCAGGAAACACTACAGGAGTCCAGGAGAGCGGCAGCACTGGAGGATTTAAGCTAAACTTAGCTTCCACTTTAAAGGACATCGCAGATCTCACCTGTCCCGTATGTTACAAAACGTTTCATCGACCAAAAGTTGCGAGACGTCATTTAAAAGTTGCCCACCCGTCTCAGGTGTTTCGCTGCGATAAGTGCGACATGACTTTTCAGACTAAGAGTCGTCTAGACACGCACCTGGACGCTCACTCCAACGAGAAGCCGTACGGTTGTTCCCAATGTGGCAAACGGCTCTCGTGTCCAAAAGTGCTGAAAACACACATGCGACTTCACACCGGGGAACGTCCGTATGCATGCAAGTTCTGTGATAAGAAATTCGACCAGAAGTACGGCCTGACGCAGCACATCAGACTGCACAAAGGAGAGAGGCTGTACCTGTGCAGTCACTGTGGGAAAACGTTTACGTTCAAGGGGGCTCTGCGGGTCCACACGAGGCTGCACACAGGTGAGAGGCCGTATCGCTGCAAGGAGTGTGGAGAAGGCTACATAACATTCCAGAAACTCAAAAATCATCAAACGATCCACACAGGGGAGCGTCCACATTCCTGCCCCCAGTGTGGCAAGAGTTTCCGACACGATTCTGGACTGAGGAGACATCTGTTAATTCACACGGGAGAGAAACCATATAAATGTGTTATCTGTGACAAAAGATTTAATTTAGCAAGCAACTTAAGGAAACACGTGAAgagtcacaaaacaacaaaaaatgtcaacGCACCTACAGAGTGA